A portion of the Candidatus Zixiibacteriota bacterium genome contains these proteins:
- a CDS encoding MBL fold metallo-hydrolase, with the protein RTGMSEAFLDWLKPQLAVISVGKNAYGHPASEILQMLADREIRVLRTDNHGDKEIISDGKFWTVR; encoded by the coding sequence GCAGGACGGGGATGAGCGAGGCTTTTCTGGACTGGCTCAAACCCCAACTTGCGGTTATTTCCGTCGGAAAAAATGCGTATGGACACCCGGCGTCAGAGATCCTCCAAATGTTAGCAGACAGAGAGATTCGAGTGCTAAGGACAGATAATCATGGTGATAAAGAGATTATTTCGGATGGAAAATTTTGGACGGTCAGATAG